A segment of the Aridibaculum aurantiacum genome:
AGAACGAAAGCTTCACCTGCAAATTGTCCATTTATAGAAATTTGAAAATGATAATTCTCACAATCCCAGCTGATTATGGTTAATAAAAAAAATGACCGCCGTTTGAGGCAGTCATTTATCATTTTGAAATGATAGAAATTTAGTTCTTATCCAACTCAACAGATAGCTTTAGTTTATCCATTGTTTGCAGGTACTGCTGGTATCTCTCAATTACATCACCTGGTTGATTTACATCATTGATGAAAAGCTTACCATCATTCCATTCCACTTTCACATTATCACCTGTCACCAATCCATCTTTTTTTATGGCAGCAATTAAATCATCAGCTCCTTTATTTATTTCTATATGAGCTGCATCTGATTTCTTATCAATGATCACTTCTACTTTGCTTGAATGTCTTTCTTCCGCAGAAGTACGTGTACCATGTATTGAAGCCAGTGTAGGTGCAATAACCAGTGAAACAATAGACATCAATTTGATAAGGATGTTCATAGATGGTCCTGATGTGTCTTTGAATGGATCACCAACAGTATCACCTGTTACAGATGCTTTGTGTGGATCTGATTTCTTGTAAAACATTTCGCCATTGATCTCTACACCGCTTTCAAAACTCTTCTTAGCATTATCCCATGCGCCTCCTGCATTGTTCTGGAACATACCCATCAGTACACCACTAACCGTTGCTCCTGCAAGGAAACCACCCAGTGCTTCAGGGCCAAAAATGAAACCGATGATCAGTGGAGAAACAATGGTAATAGCACCAGGTAACATCATCTTTTTAATAGATGCTTCAGTAGATATAGCCACACATTTATCATATTCCGGCTTGCCTGTACCTTCCATTATTCCAGGTATAGTACGGAACTGGCGACGCACTTCTTCAACCATTGCCATAGCTGCTTCACCAACAGCGCGTATAGCAAGAGATGAGAAAATGAATGGTATCATTCCACCAACAAAAAGACATGCAAGAACATCTGCTTTATAAATATCAATACCCGAAATTCCAGAGATACCTACGAAGGCAGCGAATAAAGCCAATGCAGTAAGGGCTGCAGAAGCAATGGCAAATCCTTTACCAGTAGCAGCAGTAGTATTACCAACAGCATCAAGAATATCTGTTTTCTCACGCACATCTTTAGGTAGCTCACTCATTTCAGCTATACCACCAGCGTTGTCGGCAATTGGTCCAAAAGCATCAATAGCCAGCTGCATAGCTGTAGTAGCCATCATACCAGCAGCAGCAATAGCTACTCCATATAAACCAGCAAATTGGTAGCTTCCGTAGATACCACCAGCCAAAACAAGTATTGGCAAAAAGGTACTTTCCATACCCACAGCCAAACCACCAATCACGTTGGTAGCATGTCCTGTTGCCGATTGGCGGATGATACTTTTTACCGGGCGTTTACCCATTGCTGTATAGTATTCGGTAATGATGCTCATAAGCGTACCTACTACCAATCCTACTACAATGGCACCAAAAACAGCCATAGGAGAGAAAGTATAGTCGCGCAGGATCATGGTATCAGGTAAAATCCATACAGTAAGGAAATAAGCAGCAATAGCGGTAAGTACTATAGAACCCCAGTTACCCATATTCAAAGCGCGCTGTACAGCTTCAGTACCTACGCCTACTTTATCGCTAATGCGAACAAACCAGGTTCCTACTATAGAAAATAAAATTCCTACACCTGCTATCATCATCGGCAGCAGGATTGGAGCCATATCACCAAACTCATTCAAAGAACCATTAGGAATGATAGTCTCACGTCCCAGTACCATGGTAGCAAGAACTGTTGCAACATAAGAACCGAAAAGGTCAGCACCCATACCTGCAACGTCACCCACATTATCCCCTACGTTATCCGCAATGGTTGCCGGGTTACGCGGATCATCTTCAGGAATACCTGCTTCTACTTTACCTACCAGGTCAGCGCCTACGTCGGCAGCTTTTGTATAAATACCACCACCCACACGTGCAAACAATGCAATACTTTCTGCACCTAATGAAAAACCGGTTAGCACCTCGATAGTACGTTCCATTTCTAAACTATTCACGCCACTCTCAGGAGCAAATATTGCTTTTAGAAGGATGAATAAACCACCAAGACCAAGTACTGCTAAGCCAGCTACTCCAAGACCCATTACAGAACCTCCGGTAAATGAAACAGCCAAAGCTTTGCTTAAACTGGTACGTGCAGAATGTGCTGTACGAGCATTCGCTTTTGTTGCGATGCGCATACCGATATATCCTGCTAAAGCACTAAAAACAGCGCCTGCCACAAATGATATGGAAATACTCCAGTGGCTGCTTGGATTGCTATAACCCATAACACCCAACAATAAACCAGCAATAACAACAAAATAAGTGAGGATCTTATATTCAGCACGTAAGAAGGCCATTGCACCTTCTTGTATATAATGAGCGATTTCCTTCATCCTCTCCGTACCTGCTTCCTGTTTACTTACCCATTTAAACTTCACCAGGGTGTATAGAAGCCCTATGATACCCATTGCCGGAACGGCATAAATCAAATAGTTCATAAGCAATTCTCGTTTTTTCTCTTGTATGTTTTAATGTGGCCAAAAATAGGTGTAAAACAAACACATTAACACTTTCTTATAAAACGGGGAAAAGAAACTTATAAGAGAAAAGAGAGTTGTTTTTTGTAAAGCAATATGTTGAGGAAGTGCTACTTACAAAACAGCAACTTTTATTACTATTTCTAAATGAAGGATAGCGATACTAGAAGAGGGATCAATAGATGGAGTATAGGTTGTCGGAGGAAGTAACCTGCGCTTTTACCTTCTTTAATTCTGCATAACGCTTCATGGTAAGCACGAGCTTCTTCAATGGATTTTTTTCACGTTTGATAAGCCTGCTAAATTTTAGATGAACAAGCTTGCTGATCGCTTTTACTTCATCATGATGCCCTTGTTGAATGGTGGGCTGTTCCAAAGTTTGATAGGCAGGCTTGTTTACAATCATATTCTACATTTACCAGAGGTGTAAAGAATTATGGTACATAATGAAGTTAACAACTTTTGCCTGTACTCCGCCTGCTGATGAAGATTAAAATTGCAGGTGCGATCACTTTAGAATAGTTCTTATTTAGGAAAAGTAGAATTACTGTAGCACTGACTCTTTTTCTTTCAACTAAGAAAGCGATCTTATCTTTTTATAAGCTTCACCTA
Coding sequences within it:
- a CDS encoding sodium-translocating pyrophosphatase, coding for MNYLIYAVPAMGIIGLLYTLVKFKWVSKQEAGTERMKEIAHYIQEGAMAFLRAEYKILTYFVVIAGLLLGVMGYSNPSSHWSISISFVAGAVFSALAGYIGMRIATKANARTAHSARTSLSKALAVSFTGGSVMGLGVAGLAVLGLGGLFILLKAIFAPESGVNSLEMERTIEVLTGFSLGAESIALFARVGGGIYTKAADVGADLVGKVEAGIPEDDPRNPATIADNVGDNVGDVAGMGADLFGSYVATVLATMVLGRETIIPNGSLNEFGDMAPILLPMMIAGVGILFSIVGTWFVRISDKVGVGTEAVQRALNMGNWGSIVLTAIAAYFLTVWILPDTMILRDYTFSPMAVFGAIVVGLVVGTLMSIITEYYTAMGKRPVKSIIRQSATGHATNVIGGLAVGMESTFLPILVLAGGIYGSYQFAGLYGVAIAAAGMMATTAMQLAIDAFGPIADNAGGIAEMSELPKDVREKTDILDAVGNTTAATGKGFAIASAALTALALFAAFVGISGISGIDIYKADVLACLFVGGMIPFIFSSLAIRAVGEAAMAMVEEVRRQFRTIPGIMEGTGKPEYDKCVAISTEASIKKMMLPGAITIVSPLIIGFIFGPEALGGFLAGATVSGVLMGMFQNNAGGAWDNAKKSFESGVEINGEMFYKKSDPHKASVTGDTVGDPFKDTSGPSMNILIKLMSIVSLVIAPTLASIHGTRTSAEERHSSKVEVIIDKKSDAAHIEINKGADDLIAAIKKDGLVTGDNVKVEWNDGKLFINDVNQPGDVIERYQQYLQTMDKLKLSVELDKN